Proteins from a single region of Streptomyces spinoverrucosus:
- a CDS encoding methylated-DNA--[protein]-cysteine S-methyltransferase has protein sequence MDSHGQYEQQVVWAVVASDIGPLLLAATDEGLVNVVFHATDPVRDRALGRLASRLGAEPVEAPGSPLLAEAIRQVRAYFAGERHDFELPLDWSLIAGFNRQVLRELASGVPYGTVVGYGDLADRVGQPGAAQAVGTAMGANPLPVVVPCHRVVESDGGIGGFGGGLETKRKLLALEGVLPEPLF, from the coding sequence ATGGACAGCCATGGGCAGTACGAGCAGCAGGTCGTGTGGGCCGTCGTCGCCAGTGACATCGGTCCGCTGCTGCTGGCCGCGACCGACGAAGGCCTGGTCAACGTCGTGTTCCACGCCACGGACCCGGTGCGCGACAGGGCGCTCGGCCGGCTGGCGTCCCGCCTGGGCGCCGAGCCGGTCGAGGCTCCCGGCTCCCCGTTGCTGGCCGAGGCGATACGTCAGGTCCGGGCCTACTTCGCGGGCGAGCGCCACGACTTCGAACTGCCGCTGGACTGGTCGCTGATCGCGGGCTTCAACCGCCAGGTGCTGCGCGAGCTGGCGTCCGGCGTGCCGTACGGCACGGTCGTCGGATACGGCGATCTGGCCGACCGGGTCGGTCAGCCGGGCGCGGCCCAGGCGGTGGGGACCGCGATGGGCGCCAACCCGCTGCCCGTGGTCGTGCCCTGCCATCGGGTCGTGGAGAGCGACGGTGGCATCGGCGGGTTCGGCGGCGGCCTGGAGACCAAGCGGAAGCTGCTGGCGCTGGAGGGCGTGCTGCCCGAGCCGCTGTTCTGA
- a CDS encoding MHYT domain-containing protein has protein sequence MQGTVDGFSYGLVTPLVAYLMACLGGALGLRCTTRSLLVAGSWRPGWLALGSMAIGSGIWTMHFVAMMGFTVQQAPIHYDKPMTYASLGVAILMVGVGIFIVGYRGASGTALFTGGTITGLGIASMHYLGMAGLQLNGKLEYNTVTVAASVLIAMVAATAALWAAGQVRGFLWSVGASLVMGLAVTGMHYTGMAALRVHLHGTADPATGDSPAALLAPMLIGPLALLLLAAVVVLFDPLMVMGRPATARPEHKPGVPAHPPLPDQTRRLALRTRRHPTRSGSRTPQNR, from the coding sequence ATGCAGGGCACGGTCGATGGATTCAGCTACGGCCTCGTCACACCGCTGGTGGCCTATCTCATGGCTTGCCTCGGCGGTGCCCTCGGCCTGCGCTGCACCACCAGATCCCTGCTGGTGGCGGGCTCCTGGCGCCCCGGCTGGCTCGCCCTGGGCTCCATGGCGATCGGCTCCGGCATCTGGACCATGCACTTCGTCGCGATGATGGGCTTCACGGTCCAGCAGGCCCCGATCCACTACGACAAGCCCATGACGTACGCCAGCCTCGGCGTCGCCATCCTGATGGTGGGCGTCGGGATCTTCATCGTCGGCTACCGGGGCGCGTCCGGCACGGCCCTGTTCACCGGCGGCACCATCACCGGCCTCGGCATCGCGTCCATGCACTACCTGGGCATGGCCGGCCTGCAACTGAACGGAAAGCTGGAGTACAACACGGTCACCGTCGCCGCCTCCGTCCTCATAGCCATGGTCGCCGCCACCGCAGCCCTGTGGGCGGCCGGACAGGTCAGAGGGTTCCTGTGGAGCGTGGGCGCCAGCCTCGTCATGGGCCTCGCCGTGACCGGCATGCACTACACAGGCATGGCCGCCCTCCGCGTCCACCTCCACGGCACCGCCGACCCCGCCACGGGAGACTCGCCCGCCGCGCTGCTCGCCCCGATGCTGATCGGCCCGCTCGCCCTCCTGCTCCTCGCGGCCGTCGTCGTGCTGTTCGACCCGCTGATGGTCATGGGCAGGCCCGCCACGGCCCGCCCCGAGCACAAGCCCGGCGTCCCGGCGCACCCGCCGCTGCCGGACCAGACCCGCCGACTCGCCCTCCGCACCCGTCGGCACCCCACTCGCAGCGGTTCCCGCACCCCGCAGAACCGCTGA
- the uvrB gene encoding excinuclease ABC subunit UvrB translates to MRPVSNIERTVAPFEVVSPYQPSGDQPTAIADLARRIEAGEKDVVLLGATGTGKSATTAWMIEQLQRPTLVMAPNKTLAAQLANEFRELLPNNAVEYFVSYYDYYQPEAYVPQSDTYIEKDSSINEEVERLRHSATNSLLTRRDVVVVASVSCIYGLGTPQEYVDRMVPLRVGDELDRDQLLRRFVDIQYTRNDMAFSRGTFRVRGDTIEIFPVYEELAVRIEMFGDEIEALSTLHPLTGEIVSDDQQLYVFPASHYVAGPERMERAINDIEKELGERLAELEKQGKLLEAQRLRMRTTYDIEMLRQIGTCSGVENYSMHFDGRLPGSPPNTLLDYFPEDFLLVIDESHVTVPQIGAMYEGDASRKRTLVEHGFRLPSALDNRPLKWEEFQERIGQTVYLSATPGQYEMSRSDGVVEQIIRPTGLVDPEVVVKPTEGQIDDLVHEIRTRVEKDERVLVTTLTKKMAEDLTDYFLELGIQVRYLHSDVDTLRRVELLRELRSGEFDVLVGINLLREGLDLPEVSLVAILDADKEGFLRSGTSLIQTIGRAARNVSGQVHMYADKITPAMEKAIEETNRRREKQIAYNKANGVDPQPLRKKINDIVAQIAREDVDTEQLLGTGYRQSRKDGRGTRAPVPSLKDHAVKDVKPTKRAKGKVKETVPTDRPAAELAEQIEELTERMRAAAADLQFEIAARLRDEVSEMKKELRQMKEAGLA, encoded by the coding sequence ATGCGGCCCGTTTCCAACATCGAACGCACGGTGGCGCCCTTCGAGGTCGTCAGCCCCTACCAGCCGAGCGGCGACCAGCCGACGGCCATCGCCGACCTCGCCCGGCGCATCGAAGCCGGGGAGAAGGACGTCGTGCTCCTCGGCGCGACCGGCACCGGCAAGTCCGCCACCACCGCGTGGATGATCGAGCAGCTCCAGCGCCCCACCCTGGTGATGGCGCCGAACAAGACGCTGGCCGCCCAGCTGGCGAACGAGTTCCGAGAGCTGCTGCCGAACAACGCCGTCGAGTACTTCGTCTCGTACTACGACTACTACCAGCCCGAGGCCTACGTCCCGCAGTCGGACACCTACATCGAGAAGGACTCCTCGATCAACGAGGAGGTCGAGCGCCTGCGCCACTCGGCGACCAACTCGCTGCTCACCCGCCGCGACGTCGTCGTGGTCGCCTCGGTGTCCTGCATCTACGGCCTGGGTACGCCGCAGGAGTACGTCGACCGCATGGTGCCGCTCCGCGTCGGCGACGAGCTCGACCGCGACCAGCTGCTGCGCCGCTTCGTCGACATCCAGTACACGCGCAACGACATGGCCTTCAGCCGGGGCACCTTCCGGGTCCGCGGCGACACCATCGAGATCTTCCCGGTCTACGAGGAGCTGGCCGTCCGCATCGAGATGTTCGGCGACGAGATCGAGGCGCTGTCCACGCTGCACCCGCTCACGGGCGAGATCGTCAGCGACGACCAGCAGCTGTACGTCTTCCCGGCCTCCCACTACGTCGCGGGCCCCGAGCGCATGGAGCGGGCCATCAACGACATCGAGAAGGAGCTGGGGGAGCGGCTCGCCGAGCTGGAGAAGCAGGGCAAGCTTCTGGAGGCCCAGCGGCTGCGGATGCGCACGACGTACGACATCGAGATGCTCCGCCAGATCGGCACGTGCTCCGGCGTGGAGAACTACTCGATGCACTTCGACGGCCGCCTGCCCGGCTCCCCGCCGAACACGCTGCTGGACTACTTCCCCGAGGACTTCCTCCTCGTCATCGACGAGTCGCACGTCACCGTGCCGCAGATCGGCGCCATGTACGAGGGCGACGCCTCCCGCAAGCGGACCCTCGTGGAACACGGGTTCCGGCTGCCCTCGGCCCTCGACAACCGCCCGCTGAAGTGGGAGGAGTTCCAGGAACGCATCGGCCAGACCGTCTACCTGTCGGCCACCCCGGGCCAGTACGAGATGTCCCGCTCCGACGGCGTCGTCGAGCAGATCATCCGCCCCACCGGCCTGGTCGACCCAGAGGTCGTGGTCAAGCCCACCGAGGGCCAGATCGACGACCTGGTCCACGAGATCCGCACCCGCGTGGAGAAGGACGAGCGCGTCCTGGTCACCACGCTCACCAAGAAGATGGCCGAGGACCTCACCGACTACTTCCTGGAGCTCGGCATCCAGGTCCGCTATCTGCACAGCGACGTCGACACACTCCGCCGTGTCGAGCTGCTGCGCGAACTGCGCTCCGGCGAGTTCGACGTCCTGGTCGGCATCAACCTCCTCAGGGAGGGACTGGACCTGCCCGAGGTCTCCCTGGTGGCGATCCTCGACGCCGACAAGGAGGGCTTCCTGCGCTCCGGTACCTCGCTGATCCAGACCATCGGCCGCGCGGCGCGCAACGTCTCCGGCCAGGTCCACATGTACGCCGACAAGATCACCCCGGCGATGGAGAAGGCCATCGAGGAGACCAACCGCCGCCGGGAGAAGCAGATCGCGTACAACAAGGCGAACGGCGTCGACCCCCAGCCGCTGCGCAAGAAGATCAACGACATCGTCGCGCAGATCGCGCGCGAGGACGTCGACACCGAACAGCTGCTCGGCACGGGCTATCGCCAGTCCCGCAAGGACGGCCGTGGGACGAGGGCCCCCGTGCCCTCCCTGAAGGACCACGCGGTCAAGGACGTGAAGCCCACCAAGCGCGCCAAGGGCAAGGTCAAGGAGACCGTGCCGACCGACCGTCCGGCCGCGGAACTCGCCGAGCAGATCGAGGAGTTGACGGAGCGCATGCGCGCCGCCGCCGCGGACCTGCAGTTCGAGATCGCGGCACGGCTGCGCGACGAGGTGTCCGAGATGAAGAAGGAACTGCGCCAGATGAAGGAGGCCGGCCTGGCCTGA
- a CDS encoding TerD family protein, whose protein sequence is MTVNMTKGQAISLQKNDGGSLTAVRMGLGWQAAPRRGLFGSRTREIDLDASAVLFADKQPVDVVFFRHLVSDDGSVRHTGDNLVGGVGQGGDDEAILVDLQRLPVHIDQIVFTVNSFTGQTFQEVQNAFCRLVDETNGQELARYTLAGGGAYTAQIMAKVHRAGTGWSMTALGTPANGRTFQDLMPSILPLL, encoded by the coding sequence GTGACCGTCAACATGACCAAGGGTCAGGCCATCAGTCTGCAGAAGAACGACGGAGGCAGCCTGACCGCGGTGCGTATGGGTCTCGGCTGGCAGGCGGCCCCGCGGCGCGGCCTGTTCGGCTCGCGCACCCGGGAGATCGACCTCGACGCCTCCGCCGTCCTGTTCGCGGACAAGCAGCCGGTCGACGTCGTCTTCTTCCGTCACCTGGTGAGCGACGACGGCTCGGTGCGCCACACCGGCGACAACCTGGTCGGCGGTGTCGGCCAGGGCGGCGACGACGAGGCGATCCTCGTCGACCTGCAGCGCCTCCCGGTCCACATCGACCAGATCGTCTTCACCGTGAACTCCTTCACGGGCCAGACCTTCCAGGAGGTGCAGAACGCCTTCTGCCGCCTCGTCGACGAGACCAACGGCCAGGAGCTCGCCCGCTACACGCTCGCCGGCGGCGGCGCCTACACCGCCCAGATCATGGCGAAGGTGCACCGCGCGGGCACGGGCTGGTCCATGACCGCCCTCGGCACCCCGGCCAACGGCCGCACCTTCCAGGACCTGATGCCGTCGATCCTGCCGCTCCTCTGA